The DNA region ATTCATTGACTTTAAGATATTTAGATATAAGACTAAaagatattttacattttattaaacGTTTACttactaaacaaaaatgttattttataaatatttgtagaAAGTTCTTTTGTTGTGTCCGTTATAAAACTGATGTATgatatttaatcttttttttataaagtgcGCTGCTTTGGTCCTATATAATTAAGTAAAATGCTTTtagtaaattgataaaaaaaatcatttcgcGTGTACTTAATCTAATGTAACATGAATATTTCTATgctttttatacatatatgatttagaaaaaatactattttttttaaaatttgaattcaacTGAAAATGTTTGCAGAGTGGATCAATTGATtgcaaagattatttttttctaaagtgcGTTAGATATAATATGGTCGATaataatgcatatatacattgggtttatattttattgtctCCTTTCCGTGCTTAATGACGGTGTGTCATTTTATCGGttttaatacaaatttacaCTCTCCTTATTTTACAacctttttttaacatttaaagttaaatgtctCAATGATAACAAAAGTTAGTGAACAACCATCAgccatttaaatttttttcaaagcgcGGTCttcaaaatgcatatatttttttaaatgttcgtTGATGTACAGAAGTTTCAGTGTAATATGTAGTTGAAAAcatcaataaatcaaatatcaaaaatgcacattacttattttttgtatatgatCCCGAGAACCGTAATAGAAAGAAAGAAGTTCAACACATTCATATAAATGCTTTTCGATTCAAATATTACGATGAACAATCATGTCAACGTTTGCGAATCTACATATGCATGGGTCGAATACTAGGACCCCTAATGCTAGCTTGGGCGTTACTCCTTTTCTTGCGTCTATGTCGTTTTTCATCCTCATGATGACAGCTTTatgtttttatctaaatatgcagtcagtttttattctGTATCAGGAGACGTTGCTAAAACATTGTATACATTAACACTAAATGACCATTTTGGCCGCACTCTGCATTAAAAACCTACCCTATACACCATATGAATATTTTGGTCCCGCCCTACATTCAAATCCCTTTATTTGGAGACTTGAAATTTAAAGTCTTGATTGATGGCTTTGGTTTATTTTTATGTGTAGTCTGTTTTTATTCAGTATCAACAGAAGTAAAGAATACGattccaaaaaaagaaaaagattaaaCGCATTAACACTATCTGATTattttggccccgccctagagTCAGAAACCCTACTTTAAGGGACATGAAATCTAAAATTTTGGTGGAAGACTTCCTGGtctacaaaattataaattcagTTTCCCTACAGGTGTGTAGGAGtaggtaaaatattataaaacattatcatcatacatccattttggccccaccctcgagtcaaacccatactccagggacATGGAATTTACAACTTTAGTAGAGGATTTCctggttaacataattatgaagtcagtttttgaGAGACGAGATTTTTAagcattatatgcattaacactatataaccatatcccccccacccccccccccccccccaacggacAAACCCCTGACCTAGGGgccatgaatttaacaatttaccTAAAACAGTtcgtggacatcataatcatgtatTCAGATTTTCCCCCTTTTGTGTGGATGTAAAGAAGATATTCtaagattttattcattttcccTATATAGCTCTATTGGCCCCGCCCTAGGACCTAAAaccctgaccaaggggtcatgaattttacaatttaggtagagaacttcatggacatcatagccaaaattttagtttttctcaaatatatacgggagtagagaagaagattttctaagagttaatacatttttacgaTATGGCCATTTTGGTCCCGCCCTAGAGGCTGAACCCATTATCCaggggtcacaattttggtagagggcttcatttataaccatgcatttaattttttcctcATGTTCTGTTTTTGCGATTTCAAATTATTGGTGgcgaaaatatttataaatgcatatCCTTTCAAAACTATTTATTACACATGATATTCCTATTTTAGCAATAGCATCTACTTAAAATTCACTTGTATGGCATATCCTTAAGTTCCTTTGTGGCTTGTGGCTTAGCTGTTGTTGTCTCTTTCATTTTACCCATTGTTTTGAGTAGAGAAATTGCCGTATTTACCGGTGATAATGTTGTTGCAACAGTTGTTCTACCTGATGATTATTAAAGTCGATATCGTGTTTCAACACAAGAACAATGCTTTTATGGGTTTTATCTTTGTAGAAGCCAATTACTTTTTATCTAGAATGTGTCACTTgttaattcaaatacatttttcttttttaaaatgcgcACAAATAGATTATTTCAATAGAATAGATTAACAACACCGTATTGGCAGTCTATGTCAtggctttattttaatatatcagtACATCATAAACTATTCAAATGTatgcaaaatattgcaaatatagCAATAGAGTAAGTTAAATGATCAACATCGACTTTTGGGTAGTTATGATGTTAGATCTTCAATGAACcaaacaatcaatcaatcaagatgaatcaatcaataaaatcaatcaatcaataattcaaacaatatttcaatcaatcaatcaatatgCAAATCAATAAAGTATAATCAATGTTTTGCTTTAGTGAATGTCTCAATATGACAATCAATGTatcaatttaattgattactcAATGTATTCAATGATGACAATCAACCCACTGCAATGTATCAATAGAATTATTCAATTACTCAGTGTATTCAATGACTCACTGTCAATCAATGTCTGAAAGAAACAAAGTGTCAATTAAAGTAAGCCCGATTATTGGCCACGGACCTGGAAGTAAACAGAATCCGGGGCAGGCGTAAGCAAAATTCGTTAGACTGATGACAGCTGCACGCCACACGTGTCGTTGTAAAGCCATGACGCTTATCTATGGATGTGATGAAAGTAATACTTCAAGGAAGTACGAATCTGAAATACAGAAAAAGAAGACAGAAACACGAAAAATATGGAATATATAACCTTACAAGATAGGGTGGGAGGGGGAGGGATTGAATTTTTTCCAGGTTGAAGCTGAGAAAGGTCGATACACTACTGCGCATGCGTAATATAATGACCCCAAAAGGGGCCGTGCGAAAAGTTACGAGAACCTCATATTgaggagttatctttctttcgaTGTAGATATTAGTGAAATGGTTAATCTATTCATTTCCATAACATGACTTAACTCATATCGAGTTAAGTCGGATTATTTCAATAGAATAGATTAACAACACCGTATTGGCAGTCTATGTCAtggctttattttaatatatcagtACATCATAAACTATTCAAATGTatgcaaaatattgcaaatatagCAATAGAGTAAGTTAAATGATCAACATCGACTTTTGGGTAGTTATGATGTTAGATCTTCAATGAACcaaacaatcaatcaatcaagatgaatcaatcaataaaatcaatcaatcaataattcaaacaatatttcaatcaatcaatcaatatgCAAATCAATAAAGTATAATCAATGTTTTGCTTTAGTGAATGTCTCAATATGACAATCAATGTatcaatttaattgattactcAATGTATTCAATGATGACAATCAACCCACTGCAATGTATCAATAGAATTATTCAATTACTCAGTGTATTCAATGACTCACTGTCAATCAATGTCTGAAAGAAACAAAGTGTCAATTAAAGTAAGCCCGATTATTGGCCACGGACCTGGAAGTAAACAGAATCCGGGGCAGGCTTAAGCAAAATTCGGCCATATGtcttcatgtatataaaaactatGATATGATGCATGAAGACATCCGCCACAAGCGGTCAAAATTTTGCACAATGCCATGACAATAAGACTGCGGAATTACTCGGCGTGGGATTTAGCATAAACTTTAACATTATTATGTAGTATGTTTAGGAGGCCAGCACGTAtggttttcaaaaatgtattctGAGCAGTATCAGACAAATGTACACCATCACGGTAATATTTTGGTGAACATTGTTGTAGATCAGGGTACTTTAAGCAGGCGCCCTTACGCTTGACAATAAATGGGGCTAATGATTTGTTAATTCTTTTTCGAGCGGTCTCACCGGCAATATTTGATAACATATGTCTGTAGTAATTTCGTGGGAGTATCTGGGACCATATGAATCTTGTATTCGGCAGAATTGTTTGTAGGTTAACAACGgttaatttcatgaatttttgcAGTCTTAGCAAGGGCATGGTCCCAATACTATTGCCCCCGCAATGTAACATTACCCAATCTGGGTGGCCTCTTTGTTCAATGATATTTGTAATTGTGGGCTCTACATCCTCCCAGACCATACCACTCTTTCCATGCCAATATACTGTGATATTATGTTTCTGAAGGTCTAGGTGTAAGTTTCCAAATTGTTGGACAGCGTGATGGGATGCATGTTTGATAATTGACGAACCAATGATCCAGACCGTGGTGTTGGGACCTGAAAACTTAGTATTGAATAATAATACGAGGCTGTTATGAACacacataaaattatgttttacaaTCTGATATATGAACAAAACGCGTTAGATTTCCATCTGCCTTTTGACTTAATGTCCTCCTCCGAATGCCATGTGTAGCTCCACCTATTCTAAATGAGTGGGATTTGAAAGTTGTTGTGTCAAGGCCAATAAATTTGACAGACTTATGTAGTACGGATGTGAATTGATATTTAGTAAGAGGTTTGTAGTTGAAATGACAGAAAAATAGGCCTTGTATTTGTGGTCTAACTGCCAAAAATTCACGCATGTGCTTGAATAAAGACTGGGTTTgagaatttatttcaatctgTAGCTTAGTACCCCTATTGTATTGGTCTGTTTTTGAACCTTTAATATACAGACCAATGTGTGTTTCATTAATGGTCACGTCGTGAAATAATAAGGCTGGTGCGTCATTACTAGTGAAAGTAAATTCGCTAATGCGCAATAATGCAAAAAATGCTAAATGAAAGGCTGCTGAAAACATAACAGCTTCATACAAGCTTGTGCACACCGTAGGTAGTATAGAAACTAATTTATTGAGACAAGATAGGGAAATTGGGGACCGTACTGGATTTAACCGACGGAAACcttctaacatttttttaactataaaagTTTTAGTGTTGTCAATTTGACCCTCTAACTGAAGCTTGTAACTAATACCGCTCAAATAACATCTCGTTGTTGAATAGGACACTTTATTTGCATGCAGGTATGCGATGTAGTTGATTATGTGGTCCAGTGGTGGAGGCcaacaaaagataaaattgtGTTTGGTACAAAAAGTTTCAAAGGAATTTATGCCTTTTTGATACGTGGACGCAGTATTTTTGGATATTGCTGCCTCAAGTAAACATTCTACATGGGGTCTAAGAGGGACAACAATTCCGGAGGTAAACGGGCTGGAGTCTTGTCTGCCTGCGGAGCCAGGGATCTGAATCTTTCCCACTGAAATCGAGAAATTGAATCTGCAATGGAATTTTGGTAACCTGGGATATGCCTAGTTTTAATCtgaatgttatttttcatacataatAATACCAATGGTCTTACAAGAGACATGACACGTTGAGACTTACTAGACTTGGCATTCAATATATCGACCAGAGCTATGTTGTCAGTGTTTATTAGCAATTTCTTAGCTGTAAATTGATCTGCCCAAATCCACATGGCCACAAGAATAGGCACTAATTCCAAAAATGTAATATCTCTTCTTATATCTGGACCCCAAGACTCTGGCCAGGATATGACAACCCAGTGATTCTGGAAAATCGCACCTCCACCGTAGGAACCACAACTATCGGTAAAGAGGTTTAGGGTTTCATTATCAGACCAGTATAGTTCTGGGAATGGTGAACGCCCATTGTATTGGTCAAGAAATGTGAGCCAGATCCTAGCATCCTCTTTAACTGCTTGTGTAACCTTGATCAGGTGGTAATGTTTCCTAATACCAGTTGTTGTGTTATAAAACCTGCGGTTAAAAGCCCTGCTACCAGGGATGGCTTTGGCGAAAAAGTTAAGCGAACCACAAAGTGATTCCATTTCTTTCAGGGtgacttttttagaagaagtaATTGATGAAAGCTTGGACCTAAGTTCTGCAACCTTATTGTCAGGAATAAAAATGACCTTATCTATGGTATCAATACCTAGTCCTAAGAAAGATAGACGAGTACATGGGCCCTCAGTTTTCTTGTCGTTTATTGGGACGCCCAACTCACTGCAAGTTAACATGAACATTTCAGCAAGCTTTGAACATTGTAATGTATTTTGCTCgccaacaaacaaaaaatcatcaaGATAATGGATGATATTATAATTTTGAGACTTTTGTGCTACGAGCCAATGCAAAAATGatgagaatttttcaaaagatgaaCAAGCTATGGAACAACCAAAGGGCATGCATCTATCAAAATAgtatttttcttgaaaacataTTCCTAACAGTGGAAAATCTGAAGGGTGAATAGGTAAAAGTCTGAATGCGCTAGACAAATCCATTTTACAAAGCAATGCCCCTTTACCATTCTCTTGGATCATAGAAATGGCTTGATCAAAAGAAGCGCAAGACACTGAGCACAGAATTGGATCAATATGCTCGTTGACGCTATTGCCAATGGGCGCtgacaaatttgaaattaacCTGTAGCTTCCATCTTTCTTGGGCAGGACCCCAACAGGGTTACACCTAATGTTGGGAAAAGGGGTTGGGAAAAGGGGCCTGACATCCTTCCTAACGTAATTTCTTTCTCAATGATAGCCAAAAGTTGATCAGCATGTTCACTCGCGGACTTCATATTTTTGGATTGTAAGTAGGCTCTTGGGCCTATGTTATTCAAGTAAAAGCCGGATTTGAaaccatttaataaaaattgagcATTCTGAATATCAGGATATGTAGCGAGGTATTGCTCTAAAACGGAGATCTTAATTGGGGTTGAACCTAGGTGCATGAAATCTTGGTCTTGGTAGCTGATAATGCCTTGGGCGTAAGGGACGAAAATTGGTGTAATTTTGCGGGGCGAAATTTTGGTGTGCTGGATTTGGAGGGGGGGATCTGATGACTTGGGTCTGGGTCGACTGATAGGACCAACAATGCATGCGTGGGTGTGACTTGTTGCAATGCATGCATATATGCTGGAATGAACACTGGGGTTTGGGACAGGAACCTTTAAAGttataatcaaaacatttgAGTGAAGATTTTGACTGTTGTGGAGCTTGTTGAACTTGAGCCTGCATATACAATAACCATAACTCCGCATCGATAGAGCCAAATGAAATTGATgtgttttttgacattttgagaCGAAACTGTCTGTCGTATTCAATCCAATTGCTATTTATATTACGGCTATATCCTAAACGTATTGTGTGGATATATTTCAAGATACCCTGTATGTCTGATGGGTGTCTAGCCAGGTATATGCTTGAGAAAATCAAAAACGCATCAAGCCAGGTGTTAATtgatgtaattttgtttgttttagtttttggtTCAATAACTAACTGACCCTCAACTATGGAAAATTTGTGCGAATCCTGAGCGGATGTATCAACTGTTTCTGAATTGATGATTTTTGACAGATCAATGTATTGTTTTGACCATATTTTATCTTTGATGGTTTGAGGGACATGAACCCCAAGCTCATCAGAAATGCTTATTAAAGGGTTTTCACCTGAAGTTGATAGAGGGATTGGTGGCGCTATGGAAGGTAGCGGTACTGCAGTCTGCTCACTGGTTGTGGGATCATCGACTGGTAGCTGATGCTCTTGATTTTGAGGTTGAGTGGACACAAACTGGACCGCTGCCTGCGTGGGCCTGCTCGGGCCTGCTTGGGTTTGGGTGGCTGTGGTTGCCGGATTAAGGGCCCTGAGAGCCGGATGAGCATTTGGCCTGGCGTACGGTGACTTGCTCTTTCTTTTAGACCTCAACATTTTCTAGGAAGTTAGCAAAGCTGAGTAACTTAAGATACAaagttataaagaaatatcaatgaaaattaatgCATCATAAACGTTATAATATGGCTATAAAGTTATACCGTAAGTAAACAATACATTTATTGTATCTGTTAACGTTACGTATTTATGCTATATGATACTATAGTATATACTCTATATGCAACCGTAGTCCTAGGTCAGCACTAGCTATGTAGGCCCGTTAAGGCCTActtgaatttgaatattttaaaatttattgtaaatcaaaattttacaatggaatattatattttaatgatgatgACTAAACTTTTTATTAACCAAGTTATATCCATTGATAGCCCGCAATTTGACTTGAAATAAACCTACATCGTAATGACTATCTAATGTAACAATCATGGCCGCCTTAAAGAGAGAAGCAGACGAAATAAGAAAATTATCTTGTATTGCAAAGTTTTAaaaccctttaaaaaaaataaatggaagtgaataCGTACCGCAACTTGGACAATTGATTGAATTACACAAGATTACCCGATTACTATCCAACGATGATTAATCGAGCGATTAAGTCAGTCGTGATGAACAATGATTGAATTTTTTCCAGGTTGAAGCTGAGAAAGGTCGATACACTACTGCGCATGCGTAATATAATGACCCCAAAAGGGGCCGTGCGAAAAATTACGAGAACCTCATATTgaggagttatctttctttcgaTGTAGATATTAGTGAAATGGTTAATCTATTCATTTCCATAACATGACTTAACTCATATCGAGTTAAGTCGGATTAAATAGAGTCCTTATTATAGGTTCTATTCACaggaaataaaattgtaaagtaTTAAACTAAGGAAAAGATATATTAATGatgaaatcattatattttagataaACTAAAGTAATACAGAATTCTGCAGATgttataataatgaataatgataattattgaAAAAGCGTACTAGTGTGATCACATGAGAAATTGGGCaggaatgaaaagaaaaaaggcCTGGATAAAACAGCAATAAATAGTCAACTTTTGATGTGCCCTTAATTCTCTTTATATTAAGGACTGGGAATAATCTGAAGTAAGAAAAACTTTTATAGAATAATACGTGTTGAGGCTATATTATTCCATAAAGCTTAAAAGTATAAAACTATAAtactatcatttaaaaaaatgttaaaggtttgatatttaaaaatcaatattcaacTATGTAATAGATGAAAGTGTTCAAGTGGGGaaaagattttgtttacattttttttatattcttattCTTTTCCTTGTATTTTTTAGTATGAAAGCATTCCAAGGTTTAAGTGAGACAAGTGCCTAGGGTCTGAGCTCACTTTGTCACCctttatgtaaagaaaaattacGTATTTTCCACTTGATGTTTTTGTTGACAATATGTACATTGTTCAAAGCAATAATGAGTGAATGagtgatatgatattatatgtcGCCATAAGTGTAAAATGAAATCAGACTTTCTCTCTTAGTTGTTGGTTGTTTTGTTGTCGTGGTCTGTATAGTTGATGCAGTTGGTCTGGCTTTTGAACTTGTGAATGATGTTTCGTTGTTGCAATTTCAGTCGTTCCTTATAATAAAGAGTTGCATGTCATGCCAtatcatatcatcaaatactCCTTTTTCCTGATCATCCATAATTGGTTAATTTCTATTACATTCTAAATTTAGATGTGAAAACACTAGCCTGGGTGTTAGTTTCAAGAACAATTAACTGTAACAATGATGTACTAGTAGATGTTGTAGGCCGCATTGTTTTGGATTACAAAATAGCACACCAGTTCCTACGAACTTGCAATGATCTTTGGTTTAACAATTTGCAAAGATCTGCTCCTTTAGAATTGACTGTACGGAGTTTGCCCTTCAAATTGTTATTCTAGTCTATCGTAAGTAGGAAATTGCTACTTTTGTAAATTATTGGTGGTAACTATTTTAAATGTACACATGATATAATTTATGATTACCGGTATGTTACGGGATTTATCACTGGACACAATTTAACTATATTGTAACAGATTTAATTGCCACTACTGATGATAGATATATGGCTCTGAAACATACACAAACATACATAAACATGCACATCATAAGACAACACAAACACATATATATCAAGTACAATAACTCCATTCAATCATATTTACTACTTTAATGAAATGGAAAttagatcaaattaaaatataatcaattgttcatatttcaccattattattaagaatgatcaatatgtaaatttatcacATATATGCCAATTTATGACATTTAGATATAAATGTCAAGAATAAGTATAGACACAGTTTAGACAATTTGGACACcacatacatttatatgttaGTCACACAAAACATTGATCTTACCAGATATATGGTATCAGAACCTATGCAATTGACATCACTGTAAATTACTCATATAGGAATGACTCTACAAATCAACCAAATAAATAATCGTTTActgataaaatatttactttagggtcttccgtttccaacggaagaccctcttgtttttcttcggtttctttttattattattttatttttcatttttttttgactccttctcggctttatatctcaaaaagttttcatctgatttcaatgaaattttcagagcttttgtaaagttaccgtgtttcaaagattttaaagtttcagcatttacgtcacttccgttcaaatttggcggccatttttaaatttaaaaaaagtgattttgtccggaagaaatctccgtaaactttaaagatatcgctttgaaatttttactgatgatagatgtatcaattctataatgtactggtaggtttaaaattttgttcatcaatatttcttcaaaaccggaagcagttccaatttttggaaattttcattttttttttaacaaaataagacaatactacagtcttctagaacttgccatggtgaatttaaatctgaaatccgtttgataatcagacgatgcattacagagatatcggggtttaaaaattgaattttccggaaatttttattccgcgtccttggtcttaaaaatagcgtaatgttcaaagtaaaattaattcgtaccaaaaataattgttaagtcgtgcttgaacacattctgatttttttgtcaagtcgttcttgaaatcagaaaggtttttgttaattcgtacttcaaatcattcggattttgttaagtcgtcccaggaataattcgattttttcatctttttattttggttactcttgttgttggttttatagctctgcttcttacaggaacttccggTTTTACTTCCGActttaacggaagacccactcgttgctttgcaacgagctttgctctagttttaatttataatttttctttcacaCAACTTAATAAAGTTCATACACTCTCTTACTTTAGGTCTTAGTCCAAGTCTGTATAGAATGAAATATAATAGACCACTCTCAACAGTAGTCACTGATGAAATTATATCAAACACTCTAAAATCACTCTACTTTCAAAGACCTTAAAACCAACCAACCAAAGTTAAGAATCACTAGACCATCTGAATACTCTCTACTTTACATGCATGGAAACCCATAAGTGACTTTACCAAATAAATGACGAATAAAACTGTATAATATGGAAACATATTACAGctataataaaattcaaacaaccaataattaaaatcacttgCAACCTGTTCTATCACAAACTCCCCTTTGTTCGAAAAATGACTTCCACGTCATTTCACAAGTAAGAGcccataaaaaattgaataaacagGGACAATATCAGTGTTATTTAACAAATaacacattaaattttatttacatgtataaagttaaaTTCAGTCGCATATATCTATGACATTCATGCATAGCTGAAATAAAACATGATATGTTCATTCTGGAATTTTCAATCAGTTACTCAGTTGATTAAAACATACTTTATAACAAAATCTGTTCTG from Crassostrea angulata isolate pt1a10 chromosome 7, ASM2561291v2, whole genome shotgun sequence includes:
- the LOC128191644 gene encoding uncharacterized protein LOC128191644 — translated: MLRSKRKSKSPYARPNAHPALRALNPATTATQTQAGPSRPTQAAVQFVSTQPQNQEHQLPVDDPTTSEQTAVPLPSIAPPIPLSTSGENPLISISDELGVHVPQTIKDKIWSKQYIDLSKIINSETVDTSAQDSHKFSIVEGQLVIEPKTKTNKITSINTWLDAFLIFSSIYLARHPSDIQGILKYIHTIRLGYSRNINSNWIEYDRQFRLKMSKNTSISFGSIDAELWLLYMQAQVQQAPQQSKSSLKCFDYNFKGSCPKPQCSFQHICMHCNKSHPRMHCWSYQSTQTQVIRSPPPNPAHQNFAPQNYTNFRPLRPRHYQLPRPRFHAPRFNPN